In Agromyces sp. G08B096, a genomic segment contains:
- a CDS encoding DUF5719 family protein codes for MASRILLSAGTRTLAGVAALAAGGALVATGLLVPWPEHRAEPSSVVVEPAEAQEVRVCPGPVLALADDAASATTATSFGGTTLVTQVEPASGLVEEVPVEAPENPDADADGGPVALVAEPGAVDAGLLAGTQAQVADTETISGLAVASCAEAVAESWLVGGSTALGRVTLVLLANPSDVAATVDLRISGEAGPVDAPSALGIRVPPHQQRVVSLAGLAPDLSAPVVHVVATGGRIAASLQQTSIDGLVPAGADLVGAAAAPARTQVIPGVLVAEAGGAAVGEDHLDGDAFPALRLFAPGEEPVEAAVEVQGAGGGAGTTFDVRLVPGQVTEVPLGELRAGEYTVAIDADAPVVAAARTSVAPVPASGDTRSVGDPGDFAWFTATSPLIGDTAIAVADAPSPTLHLVNPGDAAVAAVLVTGGSERTVEVPAGGRASIGLTAGDGVTLREAAGLHGAVAYDGGRVIASAPVEPPGPTDAPIRVFPH; via the coding sequence GTGGCTAGCCGCATCCTGCTCTCCGCAGGGACCCGCACGCTCGCGGGCGTCGCCGCCCTGGCCGCCGGTGGCGCGCTCGTCGCAACCGGGCTCCTGGTGCCATGGCCGGAACATCGGGCGGAGCCGTCGTCTGTCGTCGTCGAGCCGGCCGAAGCGCAGGAGGTGCGGGTCTGCCCGGGCCCCGTGCTGGCCCTCGCCGACGACGCCGCGTCGGCCACGACGGCCACGTCGTTCGGCGGCACGACGCTCGTGACCCAGGTCGAACCGGCGAGCGGACTGGTCGAGGAGGTGCCGGTCGAGGCCCCGGAGAACCCCGATGCCGACGCCGACGGCGGGCCGGTCGCGCTCGTGGCCGAACCGGGAGCGGTGGACGCGGGCCTCCTCGCCGGGACGCAGGCGCAGGTCGCCGACACGGAGACGATCTCGGGTCTCGCCGTCGCCTCATGCGCCGAAGCCGTCGCGGAGTCCTGGCTCGTCGGCGGATCGACGGCGCTCGGCCGGGTCACGCTCGTGCTCCTCGCCAATCCCTCGGATGTCGCGGCGACGGTCGACCTCCGGATCTCGGGCGAGGCGGGGCCCGTGGACGCGCCGTCGGCGCTCGGGATCCGGGTCCCGCCGCACCAGCAGCGCGTCGTGTCGCTCGCCGGGCTCGCCCCCGACCTCAGCGCCCCGGTGGTGCACGTGGTCGCGACGGGCGGACGGATCGCCGCGAGCCTGCAGCAGACGTCGATCGACGGCCTCGTGCCCGCGGGCGCCGACCTGGTCGGGGCTGCCGCGGCTCCGGCCCGCACCCAGGTGATCCCGGGCGTGCTCGTGGCCGAGGCCGGCGGTGCCGCCGTCGGCGAGGACCATCTCGACGGCGACGCCTTCCCCGCGCTCCGCCTGTTCGCGCCGGGGGAGGAACCCGTCGAGGCCGCGGTCGAGGTGCAGGGTGCCGGAGGCGGCGCGGGGACGACGTTCGACGTCCGCCTGGTGCCCGGCCAGGTCACCGAGGTGCCGCTCGGCGAACTGCGCGCGGGCGAGTACACCGTCGCGATCGACGCCGATGCGCCCGTCGTCGCTGCGGCGCGCACGAGCGTCGCCCCGGTCCCGGCGAGCGGTGACACGCGGTCGGTCGGCGACCCCGGCGACTTCGCCTGGTTCACCGCGACCTCCCCGCTGATCGGCGACACCGCCATCGCGGTCGCAGACGCTCCCTCGCCGACCCTGCATCTCGTGAATCCGGGGGATGCCGCGGTCGCCGCGGTCCTCGTCACCGGCGGGTCCGAACGTACCGTCGAGGTCCCGGCCGGCGGCAGAGCCTCGATCGGGCTCACCGCGGGCGACGGGGTCACCCTGCGGGAGGCGGCCGGCCTGCACGGCGCCGTCGCCTACGACGGGGGGCGGGTCATCGCGTCGGCGCCGGTCGAGCCGCCGGGTCCGACGGATGCGCCGATCCGCGTCTTCCCGCACTGA
- a CDS encoding RDD family protein, protein MSEPAPRDRFATAGADDPLVTGEAVALDVRPASALIRGGGTAIDVLLSVALLAGVALALLNLSLDEAAVRAVAITSLVVVLVVVPTAIETATRGRSLGKLALGLRVVRDDGGATGFRHAFVRALTGVLEIYLTFGGLAVLVGFLTPSSKRLGDVLAGTHAQVERAPRVVTQTFGVPTALASWAVVADVGRLPDPLERRVASFFRTAGHLVPASRARVAESLAAEVAPYVEPVPQVPAELFLAGVVALRRERDLTALRLERERLEALAPVLDARPVGFPVRSDA, encoded by the coding sequence ATGTCCGAGCCCGCGCCCCGCGACCGGTTCGCCACCGCCGGCGCCGACGATCCGCTCGTCACCGGCGAGGCCGTAGCGCTCGACGTCCGGCCCGCGAGCGCCCTCATCCGCGGCGGTGGCACGGCCATCGATGTGCTGCTGAGCGTGGCGCTGCTCGCCGGTGTCGCGCTCGCCCTCCTCAACCTCTCCCTCGATGAGGCGGCCGTCCGTGCCGTTGCGATCACGAGCCTCGTGGTCGTGCTGGTGGTAGTGCCGACCGCCATCGAGACCGCGACGCGCGGCCGCTCCCTCGGCAAGCTCGCGCTCGGCCTCCGCGTGGTTCGCGACGACGGCGGGGCGACGGGCTTCCGGCACGCGTTCGTCCGCGCCCTCACCGGCGTCCTCGAGATCTATCTGACGTTCGGCGGACTCGCCGTCCTGGTCGGGTTCCTCACCCCGTCGTCGAAGCGGCTCGGCGACGTCCTGGCCGGCACGCACGCCCAGGTGGAGCGGGCTCCCCGGGTGGTGACCCAGACCTTCGGCGTGCCGACGGCACTTGCGAGCTGGGCCGTCGTCGCCGACGTCGGACGCCTGCCCGACCCCCTCGAGCGGCGAGTCGCCTCGTTCTTCCGGACCGCCGGTCACCTCGTCCCCGCGAGCCGGGCGCGCGTTGCGGAGTCCCTCGCCGCTGAGGTCGCCCCGTACGTCGAGCCGGTTCCCCAGGTGCCGGCCGAGCTCTTCCTCGCCGGCGTGGTCGCCCTCCGCCGCGAGCGGGACCTCACCGCCCTCCGCCTCGAGCGCGAGCGGCTCGAGGCGCTCGCTCCCGTGCTCGACGCTCGGCCCGTCGGCTTCCCCGTTCGATCCGACGCCTGA
- the ahcY gene encoding adenosylhomocysteinase — MTTLPATSALPFKVADLSLAEAGRHQLRLAENEMPGLMALRAEFGESQPLAGARIAGSLHMTVQTAVLIETLVALGAQVRWASCNIFSTQDEAAAAIVVGPDGTVDEPRGVPVFAWKGESLEEYWWCTDRIFDWSAEAAAAGADWIGPNMILDDGGDATLLVHEGVRFEAAGQVPEADASASHEYRVVLDTLRRSLELSPDRWTRIAAEIRGVTEETTTGVHRLYELHAEGGLRFPAINVNDSVTKSKFDNKYGIRHSLPDGLNRATDVLMGGKVAFVCGYGDVGKGAAEALRGQGARVIVSEIDPINALQAAMDGYQVSRLESVIGEVDILVTGTGNKDVVRLEHLLGLKHLAVVANVGHFDNEIDMAALESLEGAERVEIKPQVHEWRLPTGRSVLILSEGRLMNLGNATGHPSFVMSNSFTNQVLAQIELWTRPEAYPVGVYVLPKHLDEKVARLHLDALGVELTVLTPEQAAYIGVPVEGPYKVDHYRY, encoded by the coding sequence ATGACCACGCTGCCCGCGACATCCGCCCTGCCCTTCAAGGTCGCCGACCTCTCGCTCGCCGAGGCCGGGCGACACCAGCTGCGGCTGGCCGAGAACGAGATGCCGGGGCTCATGGCGCTCCGCGCGGAGTTCGGCGAGTCCCAGCCGCTCGCGGGCGCGCGCATCGCGGGCAGCCTGCACATGACGGTGCAGACCGCGGTGCTCATCGAGACCCTCGTCGCGCTCGGCGCGCAGGTGCGCTGGGCGAGCTGCAACATCTTCTCCACGCAGGACGAGGCGGCCGCCGCGATCGTGGTCGGTCCCGACGGCACGGTCGACGAGCCTCGCGGTGTCCCGGTCTTCGCCTGGAAGGGCGAATCGCTCGAGGAGTACTGGTGGTGCACCGACCGCATCTTCGACTGGTCGGCCGAGGCTGCGGCGGCGGGCGCCGACTGGATCGGCCCGAACATGATCCTCGACGACGGCGGCGACGCCACCCTGCTCGTGCACGAGGGCGTGCGGTTCGAAGCGGCCGGTCAGGTGCCTGAGGCGGATGCCTCGGCCAGCCACGAGTACCGCGTGGTGCTCGACACGCTCCGCCGTTCGCTCGAGCTCTCGCCCGATCGCTGGACCCGCATCGCCGCCGAGATCCGTGGTGTCACCGAGGAGACGACGACCGGTGTGCACCGTCTGTACGAGCTGCACGCCGAGGGCGGCCTCCGCTTCCCGGCCATCAACGTCAACGACTCCGTCACGAAGTCGAAGTTCGACAACAAGTACGGCATCCGGCACTCCCTGCCCGACGGGCTGAACCGCGCGACCGACGTGCTCATGGGCGGCAAGGTCGCCTTCGTCTGCGGCTACGGCGACGTCGGCAAGGGCGCCGCGGAGGCGCTGCGCGGCCAGGGTGCACGCGTCATCGTCAGCGAGATCGACCCGATCAACGCCCTGCAGGCCGCGATGGACGGCTACCAGGTGTCGCGTCTGGAGTCGGTGATCGGCGAGGTCGACATCCTCGTGACCGGCACGGGCAACAAGGACGTCGTGCGACTCGAGCACCTCCTGGGGCTCAAACACCTCGCGGTGGTCGCGAACGTCGGCCACTTCGACAACGAGATCGACATGGCCGCCCTCGAATCGCTCGAGGGAGCGGAACGCGTCGAGATCAAGCCGCAGGTGCACGAGTGGCGGCTGCCGACCGGGCGCAGCGTCCTGATCCTCTCGGAGGGACGTCTGATGAACCTCGGCAACGCCACTGGCCACCCGTCGTTCGTCATGTCCAACTCGTTCACCAACCAGGTGCTCGCCCAGATCGAGCTCTGGACGCGGCCCGAGGCCTACCCGGTGGGCGTGTACGTGCTGCCGAAGCACCTCGACGAGAAGGTCGCGCGCCTGCACCTCGACGCGCTCGGCGTCGAGCTCACGGTGCTCACGCCCGAGCAGGCCGCGTACATCGGCGTCCCCGTCGAGGGTCCGTACAAGGTCGACCACTACCGCTACTGA
- a CDS encoding DUF3499 family protein translates to MSATVANLFGAMRRCSRTACTAEAVATLTYDYADSLAVLGPLAPRPEPHGYDLCARHAERTSAPRGWQVVRHLPLGEVGFTA, encoded by the coding sequence ATGTCCGCGACCGTCGCTAATCTGTTCGGTGCCATGAGACGCTGTTCGCGCACCGCATGCACCGCCGAGGCGGTGGCGACGCTCACCTACGACTACGCCGACTCGCTCGCCGTGCTGGGCCCGCTCGCGCCCCGCCCCGAGCCGCACGGGTACGACCTGTGCGCCCGCCACGCCGAGCGCACGTCGGCGCCCCGCGGGTGGCAGGTCGTGCGGCACCTGCCGCTCGGTGAGGTAGGTTTCACAGCGTGA
- a CDS encoding phosphomannomutase/phosphoglucomutase — MNSTDSTPSRSPLDAVVKAYDVRGIVGEGLTDEIVAALGAGFVDEVGAAGGRIVVGHDMRESSPGFAAAFARGATARGADVVAIGLCSTDESYFASGSLDAPAAMFTASHNPAAYNGIKFSRAGAQGISLDTGLAAIRDRAAAYLESGIERVAEPGAVMEADVLGDYAAYLRSLVDLSSIRPLKVVVDAGNGMGGLTVPAVLGEAAGLPGLPLEIVPLYFELDGTFPNHEANPLEPANLVDLQRAVVEHGADLGLAFDGDADRCFVVDERGGAVNPSAVAAIVALREIARVRAAGEADVSVIHNLITSQAVPEAIERAGATPVRTRVGHSLIKDRMKETGAVFGGEHSAHYYFRDFWGADNGMLAAMHVLAEFGAHDEPLSELSRRYTPYVMSGEINSTVDDVPAAYTRIVEAFTGRAEFEEFDGLTVTGITGQDEPFWWFNVRPSNTEPLLRLNAEGADEATMVRVRDEVLALIRG; from the coding sequence GTGAATTCGACCGACTCCACTCCCAGCCGTTCCCCGCTCGACGCCGTCGTCAAGGCCTACGACGTCCGGGGCATCGTCGGCGAGGGGCTCACCGACGAGATCGTCGCGGCCCTCGGGGCCGGGTTCGTCGACGAGGTCGGCGCGGCCGGCGGCCGCATCGTCGTCGGCCACGACATGCGCGAATCCTCGCCGGGGTTCGCCGCGGCCTTCGCCCGTGGCGCGACCGCTCGTGGCGCCGACGTCGTCGCGATCGGGCTGTGCTCGACCGACGAGAGCTACTTCGCCTCCGGGTCGCTCGACGCGCCGGCGGCGATGTTCACGGCGAGCCACAACCCTGCGGCGTACAACGGCATCAAGTTCTCCCGCGCGGGAGCCCAGGGCATCTCGCTCGACACGGGGCTCGCCGCGATCCGCGACCGCGCGGCCGCCTATCTCGAGTCCGGCATCGAGCGCGTCGCGGAGCCCGGTGCCGTCATGGAGGCCGACGTGCTCGGCGACTACGCCGCGTACCTCCGCTCCCTCGTCGACCTGTCCTCGATCCGGCCGCTGAAGGTCGTCGTCGACGCCGGCAACGGCATGGGCGGGCTGACGGTGCCGGCGGTGCTCGGCGAGGCCGCCGGCCTGCCCGGCCTCCCGCTCGAGATCGTGCCCCTCTACTTCGAGCTCGACGGCACGTTCCCCAACCACGAGGCGAATCCGCTCGAGCCGGCGAACCTGGTCGACCTCCAGCGCGCGGTCGTCGAGCACGGCGCCGACTTGGGCCTGGCCTTCGACGGTGACGCCGACCGCTGCTTCGTCGTCGACGAGCGCGGCGGCGCCGTGAACCCGTCGGCCGTCGCGGCGATCGTGGCGCTTCGCGAGATCGCGCGGGTGCGCGCGGCCGGAGAGGCCGACGTGAGCGTCATCCACAACCTCATCACGTCGCAGGCCGTGCCCGAGGCCATCGAGCGGGCCGGTGCGACGCCGGTGCGCACGCGTGTCGGCCACTCGCTCATCAAAGACCGAATGAAGGAGACCGGCGCGGTCTTCGGCGGCGAGCACTCGGCGCACTACTACTTCCGCGACTTCTGGGGCGCCGATAACGGCATGCTCGCGGCCATGCACGTGCTCGCCGAGTTCGGCGCGCACGACGAGCCGCTCTCCGAGCTGTCGCGGCGCTACACGCCGTACGTGATGTCGGGCGAGATCAACTCGACCGTCGACGACGTGCCTGCGGCGTACACGCGCATCGTCGAGGCGTTCACCGGACGCGCCGAGTTCGAGGAGTTCGACGGCCTGACCGTGACGGGCATCACCGGGCAGGACGAGCCGTTCTGGTGGTTCAACGTCCGCCCCTCCAACACGGAGCCGCTGCTGCGGCTGAACGCCGAGGGCGCGGATGAGGCGACCATGGTCCGCGTCCGCGACGAGGTCCTGGCGCTCATTCGCGGCTGA